Proteins from a genomic interval of Indicator indicator isolate 239-I01 chromosome 19, UM_Iind_1.1, whole genome shotgun sequence:
- the BCAR1 gene encoding breast cancer anti-estrogen resistance protein 1 isoform X3: protein MNYLNVLAKALYDNVAESPDELSFRKGDIMTVLERNTQGLDGWWLCSLHGRQGIVPGNRLKILVGMYDKKQQQQQAAGPAQGQTPPQCTAAAPVPQPALPYHHPGGYTPLSPASQYTPMHPTYAPQGDNVYLMPVPNKGQQGLYPGSAPAGQFPPAPAKQPPTYPKQTPPHAFSSLGQDIYQVPPSLGQAAEAYPGGSASPPQDVYQVPPSAGQAQDIYQVPPSLDMRSWEGHKPQGKVLVPTRVGQVYVYDSPKGEQDEYDFPRHLLSAGSQEIYDVPPVRGGVTSQFSQEVYDTPPMAVKGPNGQDPGQEIYDVPPSVEKNLHQTVYDVPPSVSKDVPDGPAREETYDVPPAFAKQKAFDSSRHPLILAQQEPYLPEDVYDVPPAAGKGAPEPPASHEIYDVPPSLKKLGGSSFPSQEVYDVPRDLHVPGKGSLDTEGEYIYDVPPQVDREAKGTDTKRLSASSTGSTRSNISTSSLDVVPVKEPAKGAGKEFSLDLDAAMETLAKLQHGVGGAVSYLMSFISANWRSPEHMEANAASIRGAAEGVRTALRDLLEFARGAVGNAAQASDRSLYTKLSKQLQKMEEVYQALARHGQALDACHWAPSALAGGKAGMDDLEHFVMHSRGVPDDTKQLASFLHGNASLLFKRTKAAGEGGGHGPPHPSDKASSIQSRPLPSPPKLLAQESPDGPYENSESGWMEDYDYVHLQGKEEFEKTQKELLEKGNIIRQSKDQLEHQQLKQLERLEQEVSRPIDNDLANWSPPQHYSPARGGGSLCAADRQLLLFYLEQCEANLTTLTNAVDAFLTAVSTNQPPKIFVAHSKFVILSAHKLVFIGDTLSRQAKAQDVQHKVMHYSNLLCEMLKEIVVTTKAAALHYPSPAASKDMVERVKDLTNSTQQFRMVLGQLAAM, encoded by the exons AAAGGCGACATCATGACGGTGCTGGAGCGCAACACGCAGGGGCTGGACGGCTGGTGGCTCTGCTCGCTCCATGGCCGGCAGGGCATCGTTCCCGGGAATCGCCTCAAGATCCTGGTGGGGATGTAcgacaagaagcagcagcagcagcaagcggCCGGCCCAGCGCAGGGGCAGACACCGCCGCAGTGCACTGCCGCCGCACCGGTGCCCCAACCGGCTCTGCCCTACCACCACCCAGGGGGCTACACCCCTCTGTCGCCTGCCTCGCAGTACACACCCATGCACCCTACCTATGCCCCCCAAGGAGACAACGTCTACCTGATGCCAGTCCCCAACAAGGGACAGCAGGGTCTCTACCCAGGCTCAGCACCCGCTGGACAGTTTCCTCCTGCCCCGGCTAAGCAGCCGCCCACCTACCCGAAGCAGACCCCTCCCCATGCCTTCTCTAGCCTCGGCCAGGACATCTACCAGGTGCCCCCCTCCTTGGGCCAAGCTGCAGAGGCATACCCCGGGGGATCTGCCAGCCCCCCTCAGGATGTCTACCaggttcctccttcagctgggCAGGCTCAAGACATCTACCAGGTGCCCCCATCGCTGGATatgaggagctgggaagggcaCAAGCCCCAGGGAAAG GTGCTGGTGCCCACCCGTGTGGGGCAAGTGTATGTCTACGACTCGCCCAAGGGTGAGCAGGATGAGTACGACTTCCCTCGccacctcctctctgctggctcCCAGGAGATCTATGATGTGCCACCTGTCCGAGGAGGGGTCACAAGCCAGTTCAGCCAGGAG GTCTATGACACCCCTCCCATGGCAGTGAAGGGTCCCAATGGACAGGATCCAGGGCAGGAGATCTATGATGTGCCCCCCAGCGTGGAAAAGAACCTGCACCAAACT GTGTACGATGTGCCCCCCTCAGTCAGCAAAGACGTGCCAGATGGCCCAGCACGGGAGGAGACCTACGACGTGCCCCCCGCCTTTGCCAAGCAGAAAGCCTTCGACTCCTCACGCCACCCTCTCATCCTGGCCCAGCAGGAGCCCTACTTGCCCGAGGATGTCTACGACGTGCCACCGGCAGCCGGGAAAGGTGCCCCTGAGCCGCCGGCCTCCCATGAGATCTACGACGTGCCCCCCAGCCTCAAGAAGCTGGGtggctcctccttcccctcccaggAGGTGTACGATGTGCCTCGGGACCTGCATGTCCCAGGCAAGGGCTCCCTGGACACGGAGGGGGAGTACATCTATGATGTCCCACCCCAAGTGGACCGTGAGGCCAAAGGCACAGACACCAAACGCCTCTCAGCCTCCAGCACGGGCAGCACCCGCAGCAACATCTCCACCTCCTCGCTGGACGTGGTGCCTGTGAAGGAGCCGGCCAAGGGAGCCGGCAAGGAGTTCTCCCTGGACTTGGATGCCGCCATGGAGACGCTGGCCAAGCTCCAGCACGGCGTCGGCGGTGCTGTCTCCTACCTCATGTCCTTCATCAGTGCCAACTGGCGCAGCCCCGAGCACATGGAGGCCAATGCCGCCAGCATCCGAGGGGCGGCCGAGGGCGTCCGGACCGCCCTCCGGGACCTGCTGGAGTTTGCCCGGGGGGCAGTGGGCAATGCCGCCCAGGCCTCTGACCGTTCCCTCTACACCAAGCTcagcaaacagctgcagaagaTGGAGGAGGTCTACCAGGCCCTGGCACGGCACGGCCAAGCGCTGGACGCTTGCCACTGGGCCCCAAGTGCCCTGGCCGGGGGCAAGGCTGGCATGGATGACCTGGAGCACTTCGTCATGCACTCGCGGGGCGTCCCCGACGACACCAAGCAGTTGGCCTCCTTCCTGCACGGCAACGCCTCCCTGCTCTTCAAACGGacaaaggcagcaggggagggtggTGGCCACGGGCCCCCTCACCCCTCTGacaaagccagcagcatccaGTCACGgcccctgccttccccacccAAGCTGCTGGCCCAGGAGTCGCCCGATGGGCCCTACGAGAACAGCGAGAGCGGCTGGATGGAGGATTATGACTACGTCCATCTCCAG GGCAAGGAGGAGTTTGAGAAGAcacagaaggagctgctggagaaaggcAACATCATCCGGCAGAGCAAGGACCAGCTGGAGCACCAACAG CTGAAGCAGTTGGAGCGGCTGGAGCAAGAGGTGTCTCGCCCCATCGACAACGACCTGGCCAACTGGAGCCCCCCCCAGCACTACAGCCCGGCACGGGGCGGGGGCAGCCTGTGCGCCGCCGACCGCCAGCTCCTCCTCTTCTACCTGGAGCAGTGCGAGGCcaacctcaccaccctcaccaacGCCGTCGACGCCTTCCTCACCGCGGTCAGCACCAACCAGCCCCCCAAGATCTTCGTGGCCCACAGCAAGTTCGTCATCCTCAGCGCCCACAAACTGGTCTTCATCGGGGACACGCTGTCCCGCCAGGCCAAGGCCCAGGACGTGCAGCACAAGGTGATGCACTACAGTAACCTCCTCTGCGAGATGCTGAAGGAGATCGTGGTGACCACCAAGGCGGCTGCCCTCCACTACCCTTCTCCCGCCGCCTCCAAGGACATGGTGGAGCGCGTCAAGGACCTCAccaacagcacacagcagttcaggatggtgctgggccagctggcGGCCATGTGA
- the BCAR1 gene encoding breast cancer anti-estrogen resistance protein 1 isoform X1 has protein sequence MTPQRPAGPGSPARRGALSQNVLAKALYDNVAESPDELSFRKGDIMTVLERNTQGLDGWWLCSLHGRQGIVPGNRLKILVGMYDKKQQQQQAAGPAQGQTPPQCTAAAPVPQPALPYHHPGGYTPLSPASQYTPMHPTYAPQGDNVYLMPVPNKGQQGLYPGSAPAGQFPPAPAKQPPTYPKQTPPHAFSSLGQDIYQVPPSLGQAAEAYPGGSASPPQDVYQVPPSAGQAQDIYQVPPSLDMRSWEGHKPQGKVLVPTRVGQVYVYDSPKGEQDEYDFPRHLLSAGSQEIYDVPPVRGGVTSQFSQEVYDTPPMAVKGPNGQDPGQEIYDVPPSVEKNLHQTVYDVPPSVSKDVPDGPAREETYDVPPAFAKQKAFDSSRHPLILAQQEPYLPEDVYDVPPAAGKGAPEPPASHEIYDVPPSLKKLGGSSFPSQEVYDVPRDLHVPGKGSLDTEGEYIYDVPPQVDREAKGTDTKRLSASSTGSTRSNISTSSLDVVPVKEPAKGAGKEFSLDLDAAMETLAKLQHGVGGAVSYLMSFISANWRSPEHMEANAASIRGAAEGVRTALRDLLEFARGAVGNAAQASDRSLYTKLSKQLQKMEEVYQALARHGQALDACHWAPSALAGGKAGMDDLEHFVMHSRGVPDDTKQLASFLHGNASLLFKRTKAAGEGGGHGPPHPSDKASSIQSRPLPSPPKLLAQESPDGPYENSESGWMEDYDYVHLQGKEEFEKTQKELLEKGNIIRQSKDQLEHQQLKQLERLEQEVSRPIDNDLANWSPPQHYSPARGGGSLCAADRQLLLFYLEQCEANLTTLTNAVDAFLTAVSTNQPPKIFVAHSKFVILSAHKLVFIGDTLSRQAKAQDVQHKVMHYSNLLCEMLKEIVVTTKAAALHYPSPAASKDMVERVKDLTNSTQQFRMVLGQLAAM, from the exons AAAGGCGACATCATGACGGTGCTGGAGCGCAACACGCAGGGGCTGGACGGCTGGTGGCTCTGCTCGCTCCATGGCCGGCAGGGCATCGTTCCCGGGAATCGCCTCAAGATCCTGGTGGGGATGTAcgacaagaagcagcagcagcagcaagcggCCGGCCCAGCGCAGGGGCAGACACCGCCGCAGTGCACTGCCGCCGCACCGGTGCCCCAACCGGCTCTGCCCTACCACCACCCAGGGGGCTACACCCCTCTGTCGCCTGCCTCGCAGTACACACCCATGCACCCTACCTATGCCCCCCAAGGAGACAACGTCTACCTGATGCCAGTCCCCAACAAGGGACAGCAGGGTCTCTACCCAGGCTCAGCACCCGCTGGACAGTTTCCTCCTGCCCCGGCTAAGCAGCCGCCCACCTACCCGAAGCAGACCCCTCCCCATGCCTTCTCTAGCCTCGGCCAGGACATCTACCAGGTGCCCCCCTCCTTGGGCCAAGCTGCAGAGGCATACCCCGGGGGATCTGCCAGCCCCCCTCAGGATGTCTACCaggttcctccttcagctgggCAGGCTCAAGACATCTACCAGGTGCCCCCATCGCTGGATatgaggagctgggaagggcaCAAGCCCCAGGGAAAG GTGCTGGTGCCCACCCGTGTGGGGCAAGTGTATGTCTACGACTCGCCCAAGGGTGAGCAGGATGAGTACGACTTCCCTCGccacctcctctctgctggctcCCAGGAGATCTATGATGTGCCACCTGTCCGAGGAGGGGTCACAAGCCAGTTCAGCCAGGAG GTCTATGACACCCCTCCCATGGCAGTGAAGGGTCCCAATGGACAGGATCCAGGGCAGGAGATCTATGATGTGCCCCCCAGCGTGGAAAAGAACCTGCACCAAACT GTGTACGATGTGCCCCCCTCAGTCAGCAAAGACGTGCCAGATGGCCCAGCACGGGAGGAGACCTACGACGTGCCCCCCGCCTTTGCCAAGCAGAAAGCCTTCGACTCCTCACGCCACCCTCTCATCCTGGCCCAGCAGGAGCCCTACTTGCCCGAGGATGTCTACGACGTGCCACCGGCAGCCGGGAAAGGTGCCCCTGAGCCGCCGGCCTCCCATGAGATCTACGACGTGCCCCCCAGCCTCAAGAAGCTGGGtggctcctccttcccctcccaggAGGTGTACGATGTGCCTCGGGACCTGCATGTCCCAGGCAAGGGCTCCCTGGACACGGAGGGGGAGTACATCTATGATGTCCCACCCCAAGTGGACCGTGAGGCCAAAGGCACAGACACCAAACGCCTCTCAGCCTCCAGCACGGGCAGCACCCGCAGCAACATCTCCACCTCCTCGCTGGACGTGGTGCCTGTGAAGGAGCCGGCCAAGGGAGCCGGCAAGGAGTTCTCCCTGGACTTGGATGCCGCCATGGAGACGCTGGCCAAGCTCCAGCACGGCGTCGGCGGTGCTGTCTCCTACCTCATGTCCTTCATCAGTGCCAACTGGCGCAGCCCCGAGCACATGGAGGCCAATGCCGCCAGCATCCGAGGGGCGGCCGAGGGCGTCCGGACCGCCCTCCGGGACCTGCTGGAGTTTGCCCGGGGGGCAGTGGGCAATGCCGCCCAGGCCTCTGACCGTTCCCTCTACACCAAGCTcagcaaacagctgcagaagaTGGAGGAGGTCTACCAGGCCCTGGCACGGCACGGCCAAGCGCTGGACGCTTGCCACTGGGCCCCAAGTGCCCTGGCCGGGGGCAAGGCTGGCATGGATGACCTGGAGCACTTCGTCATGCACTCGCGGGGCGTCCCCGACGACACCAAGCAGTTGGCCTCCTTCCTGCACGGCAACGCCTCCCTGCTCTTCAAACGGacaaaggcagcaggggagggtggTGGCCACGGGCCCCCTCACCCCTCTGacaaagccagcagcatccaGTCACGgcccctgccttccccacccAAGCTGCTGGCCCAGGAGTCGCCCGATGGGCCCTACGAGAACAGCGAGAGCGGCTGGATGGAGGATTATGACTACGTCCATCTCCAG GGCAAGGAGGAGTTTGAGAAGAcacagaaggagctgctggagaaaggcAACATCATCCGGCAGAGCAAGGACCAGCTGGAGCACCAACAG CTGAAGCAGTTGGAGCGGCTGGAGCAAGAGGTGTCTCGCCCCATCGACAACGACCTGGCCAACTGGAGCCCCCCCCAGCACTACAGCCCGGCACGGGGCGGGGGCAGCCTGTGCGCCGCCGACCGCCAGCTCCTCCTCTTCTACCTGGAGCAGTGCGAGGCcaacctcaccaccctcaccaacGCCGTCGACGCCTTCCTCACCGCGGTCAGCACCAACCAGCCCCCCAAGATCTTCGTGGCCCACAGCAAGTTCGTCATCCTCAGCGCCCACAAACTGGTCTTCATCGGGGACACGCTGTCCCGCCAGGCCAAGGCCCAGGACGTGCAGCACAAGGTGATGCACTACAGTAACCTCCTCTGCGAGATGCTGAAGGAGATCGTGGTGACCACCAAGGCGGCTGCCCTCCACTACCCTTCTCCCGCCGCCTCCAAGGACATGGTGGAGCGCGTCAAGGACCTCAccaacagcacacagcagttcaggatggtgctgggccagctggcGGCCATGTGA
- the LOC128973400 gene encoding chymotrypsinogen 2-like: MAFLWLLSCLALAGFARASLSESCGVPAIAPVIRGYTRIVNGEPAVPGSWPWQVSLQRYDGFHFCGGSLISENWVVTAAHCGVRKTDTVVVGAYDQDSPTDAQQKLTIEKVFKNPKFNMLTIRDDITLIKLATPARLSNRVSPVCLPTATEDFPGGTTCVTTGWGLTDPNASKSPAVLQQAALPLLTNEQCKEFWGFRIRSSMICAGADGASSCMGDSGGPLVCQKDGAWTLVGIVSWGSSTCDPQVPGVYTRVTELRGWIDSILEAN, from the exons ATGGCttttctgtggctgctgagctgcctggcGCTGGCGGGCTTTGCCCGTGCCAGCCTCTCCGAGA GCTGCGGCGTGCCCGCCATCGCGCCCGTCATCCGTGGCTACACCCGCATCGTCAACGGAGAGCCGGCCGTGCCAGGCTCCTGGCCCTGGCAGGTGTCCCTCCAG cGCTACGACGGCTTCCACTTCTGCGGCGGGTCGCTGATCAGCGAGAACTGGGTGGTCACCGCCGCCCACTGCGGCGTCAG GAAAACCGACACGGTGGTGGTGGGCGCCTACGACCAGGACTCCCCCACTGATGCCCAGCAGAAGCTGACCATCGAGAAG gtcTTCAAGAACCCCAAGTTCAACATGCTGACCATCCGTGACGACATCACCCTGATCAAACTGGCCACCCCTGCACGCCTGTCCAACCGTGTGTCCCCTGTCTGCCTGCCCACGGCCACCGAGGACTTCCCTGGGGGCACCACCTGTGTCACCACCGGCTGGGGCCTCACTGACCCCAACG CCTCCAAGAGTCCCGcggtgctgcagcaggcagccctgcccctgctcacCAACGAGCAGTGCAAGGAGTTCTGGGGGTTCCGCATCCGCAGCTCCATGATCTGCGCCGGCGCTGACGGTGCCTCCTCCTGCATG GGCGACTCCGGGGGCCCGCTGGTGTGCCAGAAGGACGGCGCTTGGACCCTGGTGGGCATCGtctcctggggcagcagcaccTGCGACCCCCAGGTGCCTGGCGTCTACACCCGTGTCACCGAGCTGCGCGGCTGGATCGATTCCATCCTGGAGGCCAACTGA
- the BCAR1 gene encoding breast cancer anti-estrogen resistance protein 1 isoform X2, translating to MNYLNVLAKALYDNVAESPDELSFRKGDIMTVLERNTQGLDGWWLCSLHGRQGIVPGNRLKILVGMYDKKQQQQQAAGPAQGQTPPQCTAAAPVPQPALPYHHPGGYTPLSPASQYTPMHPTYAPQGDNVYLMPVPNKGQQGLYPGSAPAGQFPPAPAKQPPTYPKQTPPHAFSSLGQDIYQVPPSLGQAAEAYPGGSASPPQDVYQVPPSAGQAQDIYQVPPSLDMRSWEGHKPQGKVLVPTRVGQVYVYDSPKGEQDEYDFPRHLLSAGSQEIYDVPPVRGGVTSQFSQEVYDTPPMAVKGPNGQDPGQEIYDVPPSVEKNLHQTVSAAGKLPAPACKKDTHYRCLLLPLQVYDVPPSVSKDVPDGPAREETYDVPPAFAKQKAFDSSRHPLILAQQEPYLPEDVYDVPPAAGKGAPEPPASHEIYDVPPSLKKLGGSSFPSQEVYDVPRDLHVPGKGSLDTEGEYIYDVPPQVDREAKGTDTKRLSASSTGSTRSNISTSSLDVVPVKEPAKGAGKEFSLDLDAAMETLAKLQHGVGGAVSYLMSFISANWRSPEHMEANAASIRGAAEGVRTALRDLLEFARGAVGNAAQASDRSLYTKLSKQLQKMEEVYQALARHGQALDACHWAPSALAGGKAGMDDLEHFVMHSRGVPDDTKQLASFLHGNASLLFKRTKAAGEGGGHGPPHPSDKASSIQSRPLPSPPKLLAQESPDGPYENSESGWMEDYDYVHLQGKEEFEKTQKELLEKGNIIRQSKDQLEHQQLKQLERLEQEVSRPIDNDLANWSPPQHYSPARGGGSLCAADRQLLLFYLEQCEANLTTLTNAVDAFLTAVSTNQPPKIFVAHSKFVILSAHKLVFIGDTLSRQAKAQDVQHKVMHYSNLLCEMLKEIVVTTKAAALHYPSPAASKDMVERVKDLTNSTQQFRMVLGQLAAM from the exons AAAGGCGACATCATGACGGTGCTGGAGCGCAACACGCAGGGGCTGGACGGCTGGTGGCTCTGCTCGCTCCATGGCCGGCAGGGCATCGTTCCCGGGAATCGCCTCAAGATCCTGGTGGGGATGTAcgacaagaagcagcagcagcagcaagcggCCGGCCCAGCGCAGGGGCAGACACCGCCGCAGTGCACTGCCGCCGCACCGGTGCCCCAACCGGCTCTGCCCTACCACCACCCAGGGGGCTACACCCCTCTGTCGCCTGCCTCGCAGTACACACCCATGCACCCTACCTATGCCCCCCAAGGAGACAACGTCTACCTGATGCCAGTCCCCAACAAGGGACAGCAGGGTCTCTACCCAGGCTCAGCACCCGCTGGACAGTTTCCTCCTGCCCCGGCTAAGCAGCCGCCCACCTACCCGAAGCAGACCCCTCCCCATGCCTTCTCTAGCCTCGGCCAGGACATCTACCAGGTGCCCCCCTCCTTGGGCCAAGCTGCAGAGGCATACCCCGGGGGATCTGCCAGCCCCCCTCAGGATGTCTACCaggttcctccttcagctgggCAGGCTCAAGACATCTACCAGGTGCCCCCATCGCTGGATatgaggagctgggaagggcaCAAGCCCCAGGGAAAG GTGCTGGTGCCCACCCGTGTGGGGCAAGTGTATGTCTACGACTCGCCCAAGGGTGAGCAGGATGAGTACGACTTCCCTCGccacctcctctctgctggctcCCAGGAGATCTATGATGTGCCACCTGTCCGAGGAGGGGTCACAAGCCAGTTCAGCCAGGAG GTCTATGACACCCCTCCCATGGCAGTGAAGGGTCCCAATGGACAGGATCCAGGGCAGGAGATCTATGATGTGCCCCCCAGCGTGGAAAAGAACCTGCACCAAACTGTAagtgctgctgggaagctgccagctcctgcatgcAAGAAAGACACACATTACA GGTGCCTTCTGCTGCCCTTGCAGGTGTACGATGTGCCCCCCTCAGTCAGCAAAGACGTGCCAGATGGCCCAGCACGGGAGGAGACCTACGACGTGCCCCCCGCCTTTGCCAAGCAGAAAGCCTTCGACTCCTCACGCCACCCTCTCATCCTGGCCCAGCAGGAGCCCTACTTGCCCGAGGATGTCTACGACGTGCCACCGGCAGCCGGGAAAGGTGCCCCTGAGCCGCCGGCCTCCCATGAGATCTACGACGTGCCCCCCAGCCTCAAGAAGCTGGGtggctcctccttcccctcccaggAGGTGTACGATGTGCCTCGGGACCTGCATGTCCCAGGCAAGGGCTCCCTGGACACGGAGGGGGAGTACATCTATGATGTCCCACCCCAAGTGGACCGTGAGGCCAAAGGCACAGACACCAAACGCCTCTCAGCCTCCAGCACGGGCAGCACCCGCAGCAACATCTCCACCTCCTCGCTGGACGTGGTGCCTGTGAAGGAGCCGGCCAAGGGAGCCGGCAAGGAGTTCTCCCTGGACTTGGATGCCGCCATGGAGACGCTGGCCAAGCTCCAGCACGGCGTCGGCGGTGCTGTCTCCTACCTCATGTCCTTCATCAGTGCCAACTGGCGCAGCCCCGAGCACATGGAGGCCAATGCCGCCAGCATCCGAGGGGCGGCCGAGGGCGTCCGGACCGCCCTCCGGGACCTGCTGGAGTTTGCCCGGGGGGCAGTGGGCAATGCCGCCCAGGCCTCTGACCGTTCCCTCTACACCAAGCTcagcaaacagctgcagaagaTGGAGGAGGTCTACCAGGCCCTGGCACGGCACGGCCAAGCGCTGGACGCTTGCCACTGGGCCCCAAGTGCCCTGGCCGGGGGCAAGGCTGGCATGGATGACCTGGAGCACTTCGTCATGCACTCGCGGGGCGTCCCCGACGACACCAAGCAGTTGGCCTCCTTCCTGCACGGCAACGCCTCCCTGCTCTTCAAACGGacaaaggcagcaggggagggtggTGGCCACGGGCCCCCTCACCCCTCTGacaaagccagcagcatccaGTCACGgcccctgccttccccacccAAGCTGCTGGCCCAGGAGTCGCCCGATGGGCCCTACGAGAACAGCGAGAGCGGCTGGATGGAGGATTATGACTACGTCCATCTCCAG GGCAAGGAGGAGTTTGAGAAGAcacagaaggagctgctggagaaaggcAACATCATCCGGCAGAGCAAGGACCAGCTGGAGCACCAACAG CTGAAGCAGTTGGAGCGGCTGGAGCAAGAGGTGTCTCGCCCCATCGACAACGACCTGGCCAACTGGAGCCCCCCCCAGCACTACAGCCCGGCACGGGGCGGGGGCAGCCTGTGCGCCGCCGACCGCCAGCTCCTCCTCTTCTACCTGGAGCAGTGCGAGGCcaacctcaccaccctcaccaacGCCGTCGACGCCTTCCTCACCGCGGTCAGCACCAACCAGCCCCCCAAGATCTTCGTGGCCCACAGCAAGTTCGTCATCCTCAGCGCCCACAAACTGGTCTTCATCGGGGACACGCTGTCCCGCCAGGCCAAGGCCCAGGACGTGCAGCACAAGGTGATGCACTACAGTAACCTCCTCTGCGAGATGCTGAAGGAGATCGTGGTGACCACCAAGGCGGCTGCCCTCCACTACCCTTCTCCCGCCGCCTCCAAGGACATGGTGGAGCGCGTCAAGGACCTCAccaacagcacacagcagttcaggatggtgctgggccagctggcGGCCATGTGA